A window of the Streptomyces sp. JB150 genome harbors these coding sequences:
- the mmuM gene encoding homocysteine S-methyltransferase, with protein MTSAFPLAEALASTTVVLDGGMSNQLESAGHDLSDELWSARLLAERPEAVTEAHLAYFEAGADVAITASYQATFEGFAKRGIDREEAARLLALSVELARRAAARARDRGVTRPLWVAASAGPYGAMLADGSEYRGRYGLSVDALERFHRPRLETLAAAGPDVLALETVPDADEAAALLRAVRGLGVPAWLSYTVDGTRTRAGQPLEDAFAPAADVDEIIAVGVNCCAPHDVDAAVETAARVTGKPVIVYPNSGEAWDAEARAWRGRTTFTPDQVLGWRAAGARLIGGCCRVGPEAIASIATTLTP; from the coding sequence ATGACCAGCGCCTTCCCCCTCGCCGAGGCCCTCGCCTCCACCACCGTCGTCCTCGACGGCGGCATGTCCAACCAGCTCGAGTCCGCCGGGCACGACCTGAGCGACGAGCTGTGGTCCGCACGGCTGCTCGCCGAGCGGCCCGAGGCGGTCACCGAGGCGCACCTGGCCTACTTCGAGGCGGGCGCGGACGTCGCCATCACCGCCAGCTACCAGGCCACCTTCGAGGGGTTCGCGAAGCGCGGCATCGACCGCGAGGAGGCGGCCCGGCTGCTCGCGCTGAGCGTGGAGCTGGCCCGCCGGGCCGCGGCGCGGGCCCGCGACCGGGGTGTGACCCGGCCGCTGTGGGTGGCCGCGTCGGCCGGCCCCTACGGGGCGATGCTCGCGGACGGCTCCGAGTACCGGGGCCGCTACGGGCTGAGCGTCGACGCGCTGGAACGTTTCCACCGGCCGCGGCTGGAGACACTGGCCGCGGCCGGGCCCGATGTGCTGGCGCTGGAGACGGTCCCCGACGCCGACGAGGCGGCGGCCCTGCTGCGGGCGGTGCGCGGGCTGGGGGTGCCGGCCTGGCTGTCGTACACCGTGGACGGCACCCGCACCCGGGCCGGGCAGCCGCTGGAGGACGCCTTCGCGCCGGCCGCCGACGTGGACGAGATCATCGCGGTGGGCGTCAACTGCTGCGCCCCGCACGACGTCGACGCCGCCGTGGAGACCGCGGCGCGGGTGACGGGCAAGCCGGTGATCGTCTACCCCAACAGCGGCGAGGCCTGGGACGCCGAGGCCCGCGCCTGGCGGGGCCGCACCACCTTCACCCCGGACCAGGTCCTCGGCTGGCGCGCCGCCGGGGCCCGCCTGATCGGCGGCTGCTGCCGGGTGGGCCCGGAGGCGATCGCGTCGATCGCGACGACCCTGACGCCGTGA
- a CDS encoding glycoside hydrolase family 43 protein: MSREHVLPHDPSRRMLFKGAAAAGALAAVPGVAQAAAPAASPEAAPYVNPLVRNRADPHINRHTDGFYYFTATAPEYDRIVLRRSRTLNGLSAAAESVIWRAHPTGDMGAHIWAPELHRVDGKWYVYFAAAPAEDVWRIRIWVLENAHPDPFKGTWVERGQIRTAWETFSLDATTFTHRGTRYLAWAQHEPGMDNNTAVWLSRMANPWTLTGPQIRLTTPEYDWECVGFKVNEGPYVLQRNGRVFLTYSASATDHHYCVGLLTADARSDLMNPASWSKSPTPVFTSNDTTRQYGPGHNCFTVAEDGRTDVLVYHARQYKEITGDPLNDPNRHTRVQRLGWKPDGTPDFGVPVADTPARAED; encoded by the coding sequence ATGAGCCGCGAGCACGTCCTGCCCCACGACCCCAGCCGGCGAATGCTGTTCAAGGGAGCCGCGGCCGCCGGCGCCCTGGCCGCGGTGCCCGGCGTCGCCCAGGCGGCCGCGCCCGCCGCGTCCCCCGAGGCGGCCCCGTACGTGAACCCCCTGGTCCGCAACCGCGCCGACCCGCACATCAACCGGCACACCGACGGCTTCTACTACTTCACGGCCACCGCCCCCGAGTACGACCGGATCGTCCTGCGCCGCTCCCGCACCCTCAACGGCCTGTCCGCGGCGGCCGAGTCGGTCATCTGGCGGGCGCATCCCACCGGTGACATGGGCGCGCACATCTGGGCGCCGGAACTGCACCGCGTGGACGGCAAGTGGTACGTCTACTTCGCCGCCGCGCCCGCCGAGGACGTGTGGCGCATCCGCATCTGGGTCCTGGAGAACGCCCACCCCGACCCCTTCAAGGGCACCTGGGTGGAGCGGGGGCAGATCAGGACGGCCTGGGAGACCTTCTCGCTGGACGCCACCACCTTCACCCACCGCGGCACCCGCTACCTCGCCTGGGCCCAGCACGAGCCCGGCATGGACAACAACACCGCCGTCTGGCTGTCGAGGATGGCGAACCCGTGGACCCTGACCGGCCCGCAGATACGCCTCACGACACCCGAGTACGACTGGGAGTGCGTCGGCTTCAAGGTGAACGAGGGCCCGTACGTCCTGCAGCGCAACGGGCGCGTCTTCCTGACCTACTCCGCGAGCGCCACCGACCACCACTACTGCGTCGGCCTGCTGACCGCCGACGCCCGCAGCGACCTGATGAACCCGGCGAGCTGGTCGAAGTCCCCGACGCCCGTCTTCACCAGCAACGACACCACCCGGCAGTACGGCCCCGGCCACAACTGCTTCACCGTCGCCGAGGACGGCCGCACCGACGTCCTCGTCTACCACGCCCGCCAGTACAAGGAGATCACCGGCGATCCGCTGAACGACCCCAACCGCCACACGCGCGTGCAGAGGCTCGGCTGGAAGCCGGACGGCACCCCCGACTTCGGCGTCCCGGTCGCCGACACACCGGCACGGGCGGAGGACTGA
- a CDS encoding RICIN domain-containing protein has product MRRAYALLLTLCLTLLGTLATAGPAQAAPQTVANGTQFTDTSGNPVHAHGGGIIKAGSYYYWFGEHRNADNTFRYVDAYRSTDLRNWEFRNHVLTQATHPELAVANIERPKVMYNAATGTFVMWMHKENGSDYGEARAAVAVSDTVDGNYTWRGSFRPLGQHMSRDITVFTDTDGTGYMVSAARENYDLHIYRLTADYTGVASLVANPWPGGHREAPALFKRNGVYFMLTSGATGWNPNQQRYATATSLAGPWSAMADVGDATGYGSQTAYVLPVQGASATSYLYLGDRWGNSFGGTVNDSRYVWLPLAFPTATTLSMSWTPEVTVDTAAGTVTGTSAAYPTLIARHSGRCADVTGQSQWAGAQLKQYDCNGGGNQRFWFKPLGGGHHQLVARHSSLCLRENASTVTQERCDTSSAAQQWSLTTTGSYVTVTSRATGECLDVNGASTADSAAIITYTCNGGANQQWSRGT; this is encoded by the coding sequence ATGAGACGTGCGTACGCGCTCCTCCTCACCCTCTGTCTCACCCTGCTCGGCACCCTCGCCACGGCGGGTCCCGCCCAGGCGGCACCGCAGACCGTCGCCAACGGCACCCAGTTCACCGACACCTCGGGCAACCCGGTGCACGCCCACGGCGGCGGGATCATCAAGGCGGGCTCGTACTACTACTGGTTCGGTGAGCACCGCAACGCCGACAACACCTTCCGCTACGTCGACGCCTACCGCTCCACCGACCTGAGGAACTGGGAGTTCAGGAACCACGTCCTGACCCAGGCCACCCACCCCGAACTGGCCGTCGCCAACATCGAGCGGCCGAAGGTGATGTACAACGCGGCCACCGGCACGTTCGTGATGTGGATGCACAAGGAGAACGGCAGCGACTACGGCGAGGCCCGTGCCGCCGTCGCCGTCTCCGACACCGTCGACGGGAACTACACCTGGCGGGGCAGCTTCCGCCCGCTCGGGCAGCACATGTCCCGCGACATCACGGTCTTCACCGACACCGACGGCACCGGCTACATGGTCTCCGCCGCCCGCGAGAACTACGACCTGCACATCTACCGGCTCACCGCCGACTACACCGGCGTCGCGAGCCTGGTCGCCAACCCGTGGCCGGGCGGCCACCGCGAGGCGCCCGCCCTGTTCAAGCGCAACGGCGTCTACTTCATGCTGACCTCCGGCGCGACCGGCTGGAACCCCAACCAGCAGCGGTACGCCACCGCGACCAGCCTCGCCGGCCCCTGGTCGGCCATGGCCGACGTGGGCGACGCGACCGGCTACGGCTCCCAGACCGCGTACGTCCTGCCGGTGCAGGGTGCCTCGGCCACCTCCTACCTCTACCTCGGCGACCGCTGGGGCAACTCCTTCGGCGGCACGGTCAACGACTCGCGCTACGTCTGGCTGCCGCTGGCCTTCCCGACCGCGACCACCCTGTCGATGTCCTGGACCCCGGAGGTCACCGTCGACACGGCCGCCGGGACGGTCACCGGCACCAGCGCCGCGTACCCCACGCTCATCGCCCGGCACTCCGGCCGGTGCGCGGACGTCACCGGCCAGTCGCAGTGGGCGGGCGCCCAGCTCAAGCAGTACGACTGCAACGGCGGCGGCAACCAGAGGTTCTGGTTCAAGCCCCTCGGCGGCGGCCACCACCAGCTGGTGGCCCGGCACAGCTCCCTGTGCCTGCGGGAGAACGCGAGCACGGTGACGCAGGAGAGGTGCGACACCTCGTCGGCCGCCCAGCAGTGGTCGCTCACCACCACCGGCTCCTACGTCACCGTCACCTCCCGCGCCACGGGCGAGTGCCTGGACGTGAACGGCGCGTCCACCGCCGACTCCGCCGCGATCATCACGTACACCTGCAACGGCGGCGCCAACCAGCAGTGGAGCCGCGGCACCTGA
- a CDS encoding rhamnogalacturonan acetylesterase, translating to MRRFGTAALVAVTLGTALSALPAHADSGPGGGPRPLGIEHCAAGTCHFDVPPGTYDVTVVLGGETASSTRVTGETRRALLPETAVPAGERVARSFTVDVRTPEGEPTGPAGSAGLDLVIGGPAPALAAIRVTPAARARQIFLIGDSTVCDQPGDPYAGWGQQLPQYLRKGLSVANHADSGESTVTYRQDPRLWAAVQPRVRPGDLVLVQLAHNDKTTDGPTYRANLEALVDGVRAAGGRPVLVTPVVRRWFSPDGTLNNPTALLVNGLGVDHPAVVRTLAAERDVPLIDLTAKTKAVVEALGTEASKSLYLYDEKRDNTHTSVHGATVFAGLVRDELVARHLVPRGLVRTG from the coding sequence ATGAGACGTTTCGGTACGGCCGCGCTGGTGGCGGTCACCCTGGGGACCGCGCTGTCCGCCCTGCCCGCGCATGCCGACAGCGGACCCGGCGGCGGGCCGCGCCCGCTCGGCATCGAGCACTGCGCCGCCGGCACCTGCCACTTCGACGTCCCGCCCGGCACCTACGACGTGACGGTCGTCCTCGGCGGCGAGACCGCGTCCAGCACCCGCGTCACCGGCGAGACCCGGCGCGCCCTGCTCCCCGAGACCGCCGTCCCCGCCGGTGAACGCGTCGCCCGCAGCTTCACGGTCGACGTCCGCACCCCCGAGGGCGAGCCGACCGGCCCGGCCGGCAGTGCGGGCCTGGACCTCGTCATCGGCGGCCCGGCCCCCGCGCTCGCCGCCATCCGCGTCACCCCGGCCGCCCGCGCCCGCCAGATCTTCCTGATCGGCGACTCCACGGTCTGCGACCAGCCCGGCGACCCCTACGCCGGCTGGGGCCAGCAGCTCCCGCAGTACCTCCGCAAGGGCCTGTCCGTCGCCAACCACGCCGACTCCGGCGAGAGCACGGTCACCTACCGGCAGGACCCCCGGCTGTGGGCCGCCGTCCAGCCGCGCGTCCGCCCCGGCGACCTGGTCCTCGTCCAGCTCGCCCACAACGACAAGACGACCGACGGCCCCACCTACCGCGCCAACCTCGAAGCCCTGGTGGACGGCGTCCGCGCCGCGGGCGGCCGGCCCGTCCTCGTCACCCCTGTCGTCCGCCGCTGGTTCAGCCCCGACGGCACCCTGAACAACCCCACCGCCCTCCTGGTCAACGGCCTCGGCGTCGACCACCCGGCGGTCGTCCGCACCCTCGCCGCCGAGCGCGACGTCCCGCTGATCGACCTCACGGCGAAGACGAAGGCCGTGGTGGAGGCCCTGGGGACCGAGGCGTCCAAGTCCCTGTACCTCTACGACGAGAAGCGCGACAACACGCACACCTCCGTGCACGGCGCCACGGTCTTCGCGGGACTGGTCCGCGACGAACTCGTCGCCCGGCACCTGGTGCCGCGGGGCCTGGTCCGCACCGGATGA
- a CDS encoding endonuclease/exonuclease/phosphatase family protein, producing the protein MVLSRGAGLLVGALAVACLVLFGRSAPSDQPARSLPAEAVRDVVANRVMTWNICNPCEESDLDRAAEIATYAPQVVGLQEACVRDVERIRDHLETHYGLVYHVEYGAVLRNWGRCGGVPWRPGEYGQAVLSAAPMTDVVDEEYPDGGSEDRGYMAVTTTVGGQSVRVFNTHLAERRQEAVRAEQAGVLAAEVARHDRAIVLGDFNAVPGAPELDDLWALAEDADPQCHPTDLGDCEVTTDWHSKFDYVFLRGIVPLEHRVRPSRFSDHHMLYTDLRTGREHRAA; encoded by the coding sequence ATGGTGCTCAGTCGGGGCGCGGGGTTGCTGGTGGGGGCCTTGGCCGTGGCCTGCTTGGTGCTCTTCGGCCGGAGCGCGCCGAGTGATCAGCCCGCCCGGTCCCTGCCCGCGGAGGCGGTCCGGGACGTGGTGGCGAACCGGGTCATGACGTGGAACATCTGCAACCCCTGCGAGGAGAGCGACCTCGACCGGGCGGCGGAGATAGCGACGTACGCGCCGCAGGTCGTCGGCTTGCAGGAAGCGTGTGTGCGGGACGTCGAGCGGATCAGGGACCACCTGGAGACGCACTACGGGCTCGTCTACCACGTGGAGTACGGGGCGGTCCTGCGGAACTGGGGCCGGTGCGGAGGAGTGCCGTGGCGGCCCGGGGAGTACGGCCAGGCCGTGCTGTCGGCGGCCCCCATGACCGACGTGGTCGACGAGGAGTACCCCGACGGCGGGTCGGAGGACCGGGGGTACATGGCGGTCACGACCACGGTGGGCGGCCAGTCCGTCCGGGTCTTCAACACCCACCTCGCCGAACGGCGCCAGGAGGCGGTGCGGGCGGAGCAGGCCGGCGTGCTCGCCGCGGAGGTCGCCCGGCACGACCGCGCGATCGTCCTCGGGGACTTCAACGCCGTACCGGGCGCCCCCGAACTGGACGACCTGTGGGCACTGGCCGAGGACGCGGACCCGCAGTGCCACCCCACGGACCTCGGCGACTGCGAGGTCACCACCGACTGGCACAGCAAGTTCGACTACGTCTTCCTGCGCGGCATCGTCCCGCTCGAACACCGGGTGCGGCCCAGCCGGTTCTCGGACCACCACATGCTGTACACCGACCTGCGCACCGGCCGGGAGCACCGCGCCGCGTGA
- a CDS encoding DUF2264 domain-containing protein — protein sequence MQLPPEDRTRSPYTGCTRAHWEAAADRLLAAVEPYATGDRALYHLPGDRVSWSGRLSDGLEGYARTFLLAAFRRDETALQRYADGLAAGTAGVWPRIESRTQPLVEAASIALALRLTRPLLWDRLDEPVRQRAADWLTDALDAQAWPCNWELFPVTVGGFLQEIGHETAASRAAIDRGLDRIETWYLGDGWYTDGDGRKFDYYNGWAMHLYPVLHAWLAGDRASLTRYGGRLSRHLTDYARLFGADGAPVHQGRSLTYRFATTAPLWLGALTGHTPLPPGETRRLASGALRYFLDRGAVDERGLLTLGWHGPDPSVLQGYSGPASPYWASKGFLGLLLPPGHPVWTAREEPGPAEREDAVTPLGPPNWLLQSTRSDGVVRLHNHGSEDVRYDPHYTRLGYSTVTRPDPSYDNSVIVGGDASRTGIVPLGVGDGWAASRHTAGGEARVTSVVLAHGATEVRAHLVTGAAPGTPVRITGWPAGDGPRAELLPALGLSDTLTGVTADGPTLFVALARLTAEPHPAPLPTTVTVRTAGDPHTLEIHWTDGTAARVRLTPEEADVTPL from the coding sequence ATGCAGCTGCCGCCCGAGGACCGCACCCGCAGCCCGTACACCGGCTGCACCCGCGCCCACTGGGAGGCGGCGGCCGACCGCCTGCTCGCCGCGGTCGAGCCGTACGCCACCGGGGACCGGGCCCTCTACCACCTGCCGGGCGACCGGGTCAGCTGGTCGGGCCGGCTCTCCGACGGCCTGGAGGGATACGCCCGTACGTTCCTGCTGGCCGCCTTCCGCCGGGACGAGACCGCGTTGCAGCGCTACGCCGACGGGCTCGCGGCCGGCACGGCGGGCGTCTGGCCGAGGATCGAGAGCCGCACGCAGCCGCTGGTGGAGGCGGCGTCGATCGCGCTCGCGCTGCGGCTGACCCGGCCGCTGCTGTGGGACCGGCTGGACGAGCCGGTGCGGCAGCGCGCGGCGGACTGGCTCACGGACGCGCTCGACGCGCAGGCGTGGCCGTGCAACTGGGAGTTGTTCCCGGTGACCGTCGGCGGGTTCCTCCAGGAGATCGGCCACGAGACGGCGGCGTCCCGGGCGGCGATCGACCGCGGCCTGGACCGGATCGAGACGTGGTACCTCGGCGACGGCTGGTACACGGACGGCGACGGCCGGAAGTTCGACTACTACAACGGCTGGGCGATGCACCTGTATCCGGTGCTGCACGCGTGGCTGGCCGGCGACCGCGCTTCGCTCACCCGGTACGGCGGGCGGTTGTCGCGGCACCTCACCGACTACGCCCGCCTCTTCGGAGCCGACGGCGCCCCCGTCCACCAGGGCCGCTCCCTCACCTACCGCTTCGCCACCACGGCGCCCCTCTGGCTCGGCGCCCTGACCGGCCACACGCCGCTCCCGCCCGGAGAGACCCGCCGGCTCGCCTCCGGCGCGCTGCGGTACTTCCTCGACCGGGGCGCGGTCGACGAGCGCGGACTGCTCACCCTCGGCTGGCACGGCCCCGACCCGTCCGTCCTCCAGGGCTACTCCGGCCCCGCCTCCCCCTACTGGGCGAGCAAGGGCTTCCTCGGCCTGCTCCTCCCGCCCGGCCACCCCGTCTGGACGGCCCGCGAGGAGCCGGGACCGGCCGAACGCGAGGACGCCGTCACCCCCCTCGGGCCGCCCAACTGGCTGCTCCAGTCGACCCGTTCGGACGGCGTCGTCCGCCTCCACAACCACGGCAGCGAGGACGTCCGCTACGACCCGCACTACACCCGCCTCGGCTACTCCACCGTGACCCGCCCCGACCCGTCGTACGACAACAGCGTGATCGTCGGCGGCGACGCGAGCCGCACCGGCATCGTGCCGCTGGGCGTGGGCGACGGCTGGGCCGCCTCGCGGCACACGGCGGGCGGCGAAGCCCGCGTCACCAGCGTCGTCCTCGCGCACGGCGCCACCGAGGTGCGGGCGCACCTGGTGACGGGCGCCGCCCCGGGCACGCCGGTCCGGATCACCGGCTGGCCGGCGGGGGACGGCCCGCGCGCCGAACTGCTCCCCGCGCTCGGCCTCTCCGACACCCTCACGGGCGTCACCGCCGACGGCCCCACCCTCTTCGTCGCCCTCGCCCGCCTCACCGCCGAACCCCACCCCGCTCCGCTGCCCACGACCGTCACCGTCCGCACGGCCGGCGACCCGCACACACTGGAGATCCACTGGACCGACGGCACCGCAGCACGGGTCCGCCTGACCCCCGAGGAAGCCGACGTCACCCCGCTCTGA
- a CDS encoding isocitrate lyase/phosphoenolpyruvate mutase family protein, producing the protein MNAFAELHRAGEPLLLPTAWDHASARLFAAQGFPAIGTTSLGVAAGAGLPDGAAATRDETMRLALALGAEPFLLSVDAEGGFGDDPDEVAQAARELAVVGVAGINLEDGLGPARRHAEKIAAVKAAAPGLFVNARTDTYWLGDGEGTRRRLEMYRQAGADGLFVPGLTDPAEIAALVRDFDGTPLNVSYAPGGPGVTRLTDLGVRRISLGSLLYRRALGAAVDALADIRAGRRPGGFVPSYEEVRALSDQRGAEDSKISVSRSANATGCSSAPR; encoded by the coding sequence ATGAACGCCTTCGCCGAGCTTCACCGCGCCGGAGAACCGCTTCTCCTGCCCACCGCCTGGGATCACGCCTCGGCGCGCCTGTTCGCCGCGCAGGGGTTTCCCGCCATCGGTACCACGAGCCTCGGCGTCGCGGCGGGTGCCGGGCTGCCGGACGGGGCGGCCGCGACGCGCGACGAGACGATGCGCCTGGCCCTCGCTCTCGGCGCGGAGCCGTTCCTGCTGTCCGTGGACGCGGAGGGCGGGTTCGGCGACGACCCCGACGAGGTGGCGCAGGCGGCTCGGGAGCTGGCCGTCGTGGGCGTCGCCGGGATCAATCTGGAGGACGGCCTCGGGCCGGCGCGGCGGCACGCGGAGAAGATCGCGGCGGTGAAGGCGGCGGCGCCCGGGCTGTTCGTCAACGCCCGCACGGACACGTACTGGCTGGGCGACGGGGAGGGCACCCGGCGCCGCCTGGAGATGTACCGGCAGGCCGGCGCCGACGGTCTGTTCGTGCCCGGCCTCACCGACCCGGCCGAGATCGCCGCCCTGGTACGGGACTTCGACGGCACGCCCCTCAACGTGTCCTACGCGCCCGGCGGGCCGGGCGTGACCCGCCTCACCGACCTCGGGGTGCGCCGGATCAGTCTGGGTTCGCTGCTGTACCGGCGGGCGCTCGGCGCGGCCGTGGACGCGCTCGCGGACATCCGCGCGGGACGGCGGCCCGGCGGGTTCGTGCCGTCGTACGAGGAGGTGCGGGCGCTGAGCGATCAGCGTGGGGCCGAGGACTCGAAGATCTCCGTGAGCCGGTCGGCGAACGCGACCGGGTGCTCCAGCGCTCCGAGGTGA
- a CDS encoding alpha/beta fold hydrolase, whose translation MSDHDVRGEGPVLLVLPGGAGHPMGLGPLTGRLAERFTVVTYDPLGLAHGRLGRPVQDQRVEAWSDGAREVLDAVLPDGEAAYVLGTSSGAVAALDLLARHPRRLRHVVAHEPPCVAVLPDGARRRAAFREVYDTYRAAGPAAAAARLTAVLEERAPDAVPDGRPLSPAEERSSPQALFLAHVLVPFTSYVPGLTAASSSGPRLTLAAGETSRGGLLHRTAASLARRAGGGFAELPGGHLGALEHPVAFADRLTEIFESSAPR comes from the coding sequence GTGAGTGACCACGACGTCCGCGGCGAGGGGCCCGTCCTGCTCGTCCTGCCCGGCGGCGCCGGGCACCCGATGGGCCTGGGCCCGCTGACCGGGCGGCTCGCCGAACGCTTCACGGTGGTGACGTACGACCCGCTCGGCCTCGCCCACGGACGGCTCGGCCGGCCCGTCCAGGACCAGCGGGTGGAGGCGTGGAGCGACGGCGCCCGGGAGGTCCTGGACGCGGTGCTCCCCGACGGCGAGGCGGCGTACGTCCTCGGCACCAGCTCCGGTGCCGTCGCCGCACTCGACCTGCTCGCCCGGCATCCGCGGCGGCTGCGGCACGTCGTCGCCCACGAGCCGCCGTGCGTGGCCGTCCTGCCCGACGGGGCGCGGCGGCGGGCGGCGTTCCGGGAGGTGTACGACACCTACCGCGCCGCGGGCCCGGCGGCGGCCGCGGCCCGGCTCACGGCCGTCCTGGAGGAGCGGGCACCGGACGCCGTGCCGGACGGCCGCCCCCTCTCCCCCGCCGAGGAACGGTCGAGCCCGCAGGCCCTGTTCCTCGCACACGTCCTGGTCCCGTTCACCTCCTACGTCCCCGGCCTGACGGCGGCCTCGTCCTCCGGGCCCCGGCTCACCCTGGCGGCGGGCGAGACCTCACGCGGCGGACTGCTGCACCGCACCGCCGCGTCCCTCGCCAGGCGCGCCGGCGGCGGGTTCGCCGAGCTGCCCGGCGGTCACCTCGGAGCGCTGGAGCACCCGGTCGCGTTCGCCGACCGGCTCACGGAGATCTTCGAGTCCTCGGCCCCACGCTGA
- a CDS encoding TetR-like C-terminal domain-containing protein yields the protein MPRAGLTADRLVAAAVELADETGFENVTLSALARRFGVKDASLYSHVRNLRDLRARMALRAGGELIDRIAAAVAGRAGKDALTAFADAYRAYAREHPGRYAATQIRIDQSLVADSPALRRTAEITYGMLRAYGLEEPDLTDAVRLLRATFHGYCVLEAAGGFGAPREVNASWDRAVDALHTALTHWPREEGDEPRE from the coding sequence ATGCCCCGCGCCGGTCTCACCGCGGACCGCCTCGTCGCGGCCGCGGTCGAACTCGCCGACGAGACCGGGTTCGAGAACGTGACCCTGTCCGCGCTGGCGCGCCGCTTCGGGGTGAAGGACGCCAGCCTGTACTCCCACGTCAGGAACCTCCGGGACCTGCGCGCCCGGATGGCCCTGCGGGCCGGCGGCGAGCTGATCGACCGCATCGCGGCGGCCGTCGCCGGCCGGGCCGGCAAGGACGCGCTGACCGCGTTCGCCGACGCCTACCGGGCGTACGCGCGGGAGCACCCCGGCCGGTACGCGGCCACGCAGATCCGCATCGACCAGTCCCTCGTCGCCGACTCCCCCGCGCTGCGCCGCACCGCCGAGATCACCTACGGCATGCTGCGCGCCTACGGCCTCGAGGAACCCGACCTGACCGACGCCGTCCGCCTGCTGCGCGCCACCTTCCACGGCTACTGCGTCCTGGAGGCCGCCGGAGGCTTCGGCGCCCCCCGCGAGGTGAACGCGTCCTGGGACCGGGCGGTCGACGCCCTGCACACGGCCCTGACCCACTGGCCCCGCGAGGAGGGCGACGAGCCCCGTGAGTGA
- a CDS encoding PHP domain-containing protein translates to DHHIHTQYSSDGKYRVVDQVRQGARHGMDWLVITDHGSATHARIGVEKVNPDIREARAAHEDTLVFQGLEWNIPAAEHGTVFVHPGKHEVAVLKQFETDYDGSVKGASDSTPANEALAIAGLNFLSEQVRRRKVKDALMLANHPARRGVDSPHEIRAWRDATPAGHRIAVGFEGAPGHQAAGLPAPLGMARARGIYDNNPSANSFPGYPPESYRTWGGFDWMTATVGGLWDSLLAEGKPWWITANSDSHQVYGDTAVRGPGGDFTADGRYPDPVYGGRIDITQGDYWPGQYSRTHVGADGFSYAAVMDGIRAGRIWVDHGQLISALDVRLTGGGRWATLGGALHVKKGTRVTLTADVALAGGPNWAGFVPTLARVDVIQGDVTGEARDQDTFTAPTARVVRSYEVNKATGTVRLTYDLGRVDRPCYVRLRGTDGNRTAVGPMGAAVDPAGPAIDVVGDADPWRDLWFYSNPVWVLPS, encoded by the coding sequence CGACCACCACATCCACACCCAGTACAGCAGCGACGGCAAGTACCGCGTCGTCGACCAGGTCCGCCAGGGCGCCCGGCACGGCATGGACTGGCTGGTCATCACCGACCACGGCAGCGCCACCCACGCCAGGATCGGCGTCGAGAAGGTCAACCCGGACATCCGCGAGGCCCGCGCCGCCCACGAGGACACCCTCGTCTTCCAGGGCCTGGAGTGGAACATCCCGGCCGCGGAGCACGGCACCGTCTTCGTGCACCCGGGCAAGCACGAGGTCGCCGTCCTCAAGCAGTTCGAGACCGACTACGACGGCTCCGTCAAGGGCGCCTCCGACTCCACGCCCGCCAACGAGGCCCTGGCCATCGCCGGCCTGAACTTCCTCTCCGAGCAGGTCCGCCGCCGCAAGGTCAAGGACGCGCTCATGCTCGCCAACCACCCCGCGCGGCGCGGCGTCGACTCCCCGCACGAGATCCGCGCCTGGCGCGACGCGACGCCCGCCGGGCACCGGATAGCCGTCGGCTTCGAGGGCGCCCCCGGCCACCAGGCCGCCGGTCTGCCCGCACCGCTCGGCATGGCCCGCGCCCGCGGCATCTACGACAACAACCCGAGCGCCAACTCCTTCCCGGGCTACCCGCCGGAGTCGTACCGCACCTGGGGCGGCTTCGACTGGATGACCGCCACCGTCGGCGGCCTGTGGGACAGCCTCCTCGCCGAGGGCAAGCCCTGGTGGATCACCGCCAACTCCGACTCCCACCAGGTCTACGGCGACACCGCCGTCCGCGGCCCCGGCGGCGACTTCACCGCCGACGGCCGCTACCCGGACCCCGTCTACGGCGGCCGGATCGACATCACCCAGGGCGACTACTGGCCCGGCCAGTACAGCCGCACCCACGTCGGCGCCGACGGCTTCTCGTACGCGGCCGTCATGGACGGTATCCGCGCGGGCCGGATCTGGGTCGACCACGGGCAGCTCATCAGCGCCCTCGACGTACGGCTCACCGGCGGCGGCCGCTGGGCCACGCTCGGCGGCGCCCTGCACGTGAAGAAGGGCACGCGGGTCACGCTGACGGCGGACGTGGCCCTGGCCGGCGGCCCCAACTGGGCCGGTTTCGTGCCCACGCTGGCCCGTGTCGACGTCATCCAGGGCGACGTCACCGGCGAGGCGCGGGACCAGGACACCTTCACCGCACCCACCGCGAGGGTCGTCCGGTCGTACGAGGTGAACAAGGCGACCGGCACCGTCCGCCTCACCTACGACCTCGGCCGGGTCGACCGCCCCTGCTACGTCCGGCTGCGCGGCACCGACGGCAACCGCACCGCCGTCGGCCCCATGGGCGCCGCCGTCGACCCGGCGGGCCCGGCGATCGACGTCGTCGGCGACGCCGACCCGTGGCGCGACCTGTGGTTCTACTCCAACCCGGTGTGGGTCCTGCCGTCATGA